Sequence from the Phaeodactylum tricornutum CCAP 1055/1 chromosome 4, whole genome shotgun sequence genome:
CCGCGATTCAGTACGggtgttcacagtcaaagcagAAGGTTGCTTGGAAGAAGGAAGCACTATTCGCGCACTGCAGCAGCTGGTCGCCAAAATTGAGCAGAGCAAGTCACACCAACGTCCGAGATCTTCGATACAAACTTCTTTGCGAGCTTTGGCTTCCAAGGTGTGTGTACAGTATCCTGCACTCCCTTCGATTATTTGGAAAAGTAGTATGGATGACCCCAATCGAGTCTGTGAGCGGCATTCTTTTTTGAAGTTCTTGGCGCTTGATACGAGCCGAGATCAAAACTTGATTGCTGATGCCGTCGAGTCTTACCAAAAAAAGGCAACGGACCCCGATTTGCGACCCATCCATCTAGCGTTGCGTCTACAGGAAGTCTCCACTCCAAAATACGAAGAAATTATCAGATGCTTGCTCCAGCAAAATGCAACCGAATCGATGCGGTTTTTACTGGATCTACGACGCGACATCTTGCTGTGGATGCCGTATTTACGAACACATCCACCGCCCAAGGAAGTTGACTCCCAAGGCGACTTGCTGATTCATTTGAAACAGCTAGATACGTTTCTGCGACGATTGCTATCTACCTGGTTCTCTCCAGGGCTACTCGAAGTGCAACGTATTACCTACGATGGAACACCTGCATCGATAATTGAACAAATTGTTCGTCAAGAGGCAGTTCATCCCGTCAAGAATTTAGATGATTTGCGCACTCGATTTGGTCCCGACAGGCGAGTTTACGCCCTCTTTCATGTTCTGCTCCCGGAACGTCCTCTCGTTGTATTGCATACATCTTTACAACCAGAAATACCCGCATACATGAATCAGGTCTACAACGAAGGTTCCTTGCGTAGTGATGCAAGGGTCGCTGCCTTCTATTCCATTTCAAATCTGCAAGCTGGGCTATCTGGAGTCGGCCTGGGAGAACACCTTATTAAAACAGCGGTCCATCGTCTGCAGGGTCGTATTGGCCTCGACACGTTCGTGACATTGTCTCCAGTTCCACGCTTTCGGAAATGGCTGGAAGAACGTGTCCAGCACGTCACTGGCAAATTCGCATCCAACGATCTTGTCGTAGGCGAAGATTTGGCAAAGCTTTCCCACTTTTTGCAATGTCGTGAAGATGAGGCAGTCTCGCGTATGGTAGAAACATTGCGTCAAGAAGGTCCTTCCTGTTTGGATGACAATGCAGTTGAGGTTGAGAATCTCGTCGCCCCGCTCTTACGCGGCACTCTTGCCAAACTTGCGGCTCGCTATTTGGTGACGGAAACGCACCGCCGTAAACCTCTCGACGGTGTCGCCCGCTTTCATGTAGGTAACGGCGCAATTTTACACCGCATCAACGTCAATGCCGACACAAGCCGTAAGGGGTGGCACAACAGTTTCGGTATAATGGTGAACTATCGCTACGATCTGGAGCAGTTGCCAACGAACGTCACACAATACGAGGCCGAATATCGGATCCCTTTGGGAGAGGATGTTCAAGCATTGCTTGATGAGTCCTTGCCTCCTTCGTTTGCTTAGTGAGCGGACTATTTCTACAACTGTAACAGGAATACCATGCCACCACTATTGATGATCAGTAAGCAACTTTTATAAGGTTAAAAATGATGCGGTCATTTACGTTACTACCGGAAAGATTAGAACTATGTTGGATTCATCAAGATCAGTCGAAAACGAGCGCTAACATAAGTGTAATGTACACGTGCAGATACAGATTATAATGACCGTTGCGAAATACATTCCCATTATATCATCGATCGGGACAGAGCATTGCCGATCTGAGCAAAGGCCCAAGGTGGTAGACTTCCGTCTGGGCAAATTTTGCAAGTCGGGCAACCAGAAGTGTAGCAATCCTCGTATGATGACGAGCCAGATAACCATCGGTCAATGCAGCCCACATGAAAGGAATGGTTGCACGGCAAGACTCTGAGACTATCGCCATCATCGAAACACTCCAGGCAAATAACACAAACATCCTCGTGGGCTGAAGTGACAATAGTTTCATTGGGTTGGGATGTGGTAACTGCAGCAGAAAGTAAAGAGCTTTGATAGTGCTGATACTCGTGTTCCTCATTGGCTTCTCCTTGCACCATCATCCAGCTCCACCCTTCTCGCACCGTAGAAGCGTGTGCTGTAGTTGGTGAGGCTACTTTTGTGGATCGGTACTTCATGATGGGTAGTTTGGCGATCGAGTCCACATCCAAGTGGCGCGCAGCGTTTCTAGTCATGCGAACAATGTCCATTTGGGTGATGACATAATCGAGCCTCGAGCTTGCTGTTGCCGAGACGTCTTCCAAGCCTAACAAATTTACTGTTGTTTGATGGTCATAGTAGGCTTGAGCTTGACTAGAAACTACGCCGTAATCATTCGGAGGACTTGTCTGTTGACGGCTACCACATATGGAATCGTAGTCGTCGAGTTgatcgtcctcttcctcaCAATCGTTGTCAACTTCTTCTGCGGTGTGACAAGAAGAGTCGTCGTCATACTTTAACGTCTTTGGAGATAAGTTTTGCTCCAACTCGTGAAAAGGAGTGAAAAACCAGCTGGCCAGTTTGTGGAGAACGTGGACTGTCCCAGAGTGATGGGCGTGGTATTGCATGCCACCCCCACTACCGCCTCGCAATTGCCCCGAAAGCAAATCTCTCAGATGAATGACGAATTCGTCTTCATTTCGCTTTTCAATAGCATTAATAGAGATTGCCTCCAGAAGATCGTAATCAACCAGAGCTTGTTTTGAAAGTGTGGACCACATAGACGGAGGAGAATGGCGGAACCAGCCTACGTAAGGAGAAGACTTCCATGGCTGCGGAGCAGTCTTGACGTCTTTGGAATATGATGCCTCCGAACACCAGACAGACGACTTGTCACTAGAAGCAGACGGAGAATGGCGGAACCATCCGATGTATGGATTGGAGCGCAAGCTAAAATGGTTTGTTGCTTTGGGCGCGGTGCTTGCTTTTCGTAGAGGCCTACGCCAGAGACTCGAGCGCCGGCGAAGGTGCACCGGGAGCGACTGGTGGCGCCGAAAGGGAACCGTACTACGTCCAGGACTAGTTCTGTGAGAATACTGACTGTGGGATGAAATTTCAGtcattttcgaaagagattCTTCTGGAAAGTGCTCAAGTTGATAAGTTATCGCTCTTTTCTCCTGATGAAGAAACCAGAAACTGCGCTAAGGTGAAGTAGAAAAGAGCAGACCAGGAGTGAGAAGGGTGAAGATAAACACCTCGTATGTTGAAAGGCAATACCAAACGTAGCAACGGTGCTATTCTGCTCTCGTATCGAAAACCTCAGCAGAAGGCTGGCGTCAAAAAGTTCCTATCCTCGCACCGATGAAAACAAGATGTCAAAGCGCTAAACGATGTGAAGTCAAAAGTCGTAATCATTGAAGTCGATAAGTCTGTAAGATACCATGACGTCAATGAAAGTCTACTTAATAGACTTGGAAGACTATTGGGATCGGGATGCAGTCCTTTTCTGCTTTCCCAAGACCAGGAATGACGACACAAAACATGTTTTAGCCAATTATAAGCATAGAAAGGAGCATTGCTCCTGACACTTATCGTTTTGATGACGTATCCTAGGTTGCGAATTTGTGTAGTCAAGTGGAATTTGTATGCCCATCCATGGAACGAACCATGGCTCTGCGAAGACAAGACTACGAGGTTTCGCGACAGAGCTTCGAATCTCATTCTCCGTACGCAGCTTGCACACAAACAAAAACACGTAGGAATCAATGGCTTACATGTATATGAAAAAACGAAAGGACTTACACTTTTTTCGCAATGGAAGACAACGAATTTTCAGAGAATTCCGCGCTATGCGGCCTGTCACTCGCGCAGTGCAAAGAGCGAGAATTACGTGTTTCCAATTGTGCTTTCTTACATAAGTGTCTGTCTTCGCCCGCCCACCTCACCGGTCATTGGTCTGCTGAATTTTAACCAGAGAGCTCGTACATATAGCTCGAGCAGGCttccattcactgtcacgtCACAGCATTTCGAACATCTGGCACACAAGGTGAACGCTTGTTCAAAAAAAGCTCTGCTTCACGGTAAGATTAGACAGCCTTACCTCACGTCCCAAGACTATATCGTGAGCGAGATACGAACTTTTTCACATCCGTTTTACACAATAGTGCAGATTATTTGGACCTTAAAATTCTCAACAAACTGTTAAATAATGCTAATTCAACAGCATTTTCATATCAGGTCGAGATAGCTTCTAAATAACTTCGCTGTAGTGGCCTACTGAAGAGTGCTTGTAGAAGATGTCGAACGGTTCAAGGTCCTTGATGGCAGAAAAATTGAATGTAGGATGTTTGAAGCTTGGGAGGCTAAAAGGGTAGTCTCCATTTGCCAGATAATAATCTTTGGAAGGAACTGATTCTCTAACACCACTGCGCGAAGCAGGAGTGATGTTGTTGTGGGGAGACTGTAGTCTGTTCATCCTGCAACAAGGAACATGGAACTCAACACGTGTGTCATAGTCCAAGTTGTAGAAATTATCGGTGATTGGAATGGGATCCAGAAAATCTTGCTCAGCGTTTGCAAGAAAGCGATGGGTATCGGCGAGTGTCGGCGAGTCGCGATCAGCAGTAGATTGGAGGCCAGAGTTGAACGGTGGGCCAAGCTCTGGAGTCTTGATGCTGGAAGGTACATCGAATGGGATTGGTGAAAGATCATGTTCTCGACTCCCGCTGGTGGACATATGATTTTGCCGTTTGTTTTTTACCATACTCGCAACCTGATCTCGGAGAGAATGGCCTACTTTTTCTCGAGCCTGGCGATTTCCAATATCGTACCAGTTCTTTCCGTTGTCGTTTTTGACAAATAGGCCTCCTCTTTGGCGAATCTTTTCCACGATGGCAACAATCAGCGTGGTCTTGTCGGCTTTGCTTGCTGCTGAAAAGTATCGATCCACATTTTTCTTGATGAGTTTTCGAAACATGGTGTT
This genomic interval carries:
- a CDS encoding predicted protein, whose amino-acid sequence is MTEISSHSQYSHRTSPGRSTVPFRRHQSLPVHLRRRSSLWRRPLRKASTAPKATNHFSLRSNPYIGWFRHSPSASSDKSSVWCSEASYSKDVKTAPQPWKSSPYVGWFRHSPPSMWSTLSKQALVDYDLLEAISINAIEKRNEDEFVIHLRDLLSGQLRGGSGGGMQYHAHHSGTVHVLHKLASWFFTPFHELEQNLSPKTLKYDDDSSCHTAEEVDNDCEEEDDQLDDYDSICGSRQQTSPPNDYGVVSSQAQAYYDHQTTVNLLGLEDVSATASSRLDYVITQMDIVRMTRNAARHLDVDSIAKLPIMKYRSTKVASPTTAHASTVREGWSWMMVQGEANEEHEYQHYQSSLLSAAVTTSQPNETIVTSAHEDVCVICLECFDDGDSLRVLPCNHSFHVGCIDRWLSGSSSYEDCYTSGCPTCKICPDGSLPPWAFAQIGNALSRSMI
- a CDS encoding malonyl-coa decarboxylase (Probable malonyl-CoA decarboxylase catalyses malonyl-CoA = acetyl-CoA + CO2. Involved in beta-Alanine metabolism and Propanoate metabolism), yielding HLKQLDTFLRRLLSTWFSPGLLEVQRITYDGTPASIIEQIVRQEAVHPVKNLDDLRTRFGPDRRVYALFHVLLPERPLVVLHTSLQPEIPAYMNQVYNEGSLRSDARVAAFYSISNLQAGLSGVGLGEHLIKTAVHRLQGRIGLDTFVTLSPVPRFRKWLEERVQHVTGKFASNDLVVGEDLAKLSHFLQCREDEAVSRMVETLRQEGPSCLDDNAVEVENLVAPLLRGTLAKLAARYLVTETHRRKPLDGVARFHVGNGAILHRINVNADTSRKGWHNSFGIMVNYRYDLEQLPTNVTQYEAEYRIPLGEDVQALLDESLPPSFA
- a CDS encoding predicted protein — translated: MFRKLIKKNVDRYFSAASKADKTTLIVAIVEKIRQRGGLFVKNDNGKNWYDIGNRQAREKVGHSLRDQVASMVKNKRQNHMSTSGSREHDLSPIPFDVPSSIKTPELGPPFNSGLQSTADRDSPTLADTHRFLANAEQDFLDPIPITDNFYNLDYDTRVEFHVPCCRMNRLQSPHNNITPASRSGVRESVPSKDYYLANGDYPFSLPSFKHPTFNFSAIKDLEPFDIFYKHSSVGHYSEVI